One genomic segment of Ricinus communis isolate WT05 ecotype wild-type chromosome 3, ASM1957865v1, whole genome shotgun sequence includes these proteins:
- the LOC8282079 gene encoding RNA-binding KH domain-containing protein PEPPER gives MSVAAEQEGGEGQTQTEGKWPGWPGDNVYRLIVPVAKVGSIIGRKGELIKKMCVETRARIRILDGPPSISDRIVLISGKEEPEAALSPAMDAVLRVFKRVSGLSAGEADAMGSAVAGAAFSSVKLLVASSQAINLIGKQGSTIKSIQESTAATVRVLAEEEAPSYATSDERIVEIHGEASKVLKALEGVIGQLRKFLVDHTVVPIFEKTHNAIISQDRSADARADKTQPSIPSLTALHSAPAPQVGIGSEYSLSLKRDPSIYDRESHLDQKIPQSGLLLFGQDSSLGGLRPTGLGRAAAPIVTQMTQTMQVPLSYAEDIIGVGGSNIAYIRRTSGAILTIQESRTPDEITVEIKGTASQVQMAQQLIQEFISNQKESTPGIYGKMDTGYSSYTQVAESSYPSSSFASHIGGYGSSNLGGYGSPGLGGYSSYRF, from the exons ATGTCTGTAGCAGCAGAACAGGAAGGAGGTGAAGGGCAAACCCAAACAGAGGGAAAGTGGCCAGGATGGCCAGGAGACAACGTCTACAGGCTAATTGTCCCGGTGGCCAAAGTAGGAAGCATTATTGGTCGTAAAGGAGAACTCATCAAAAAGATGTGCGTTGAAACTCGCGCCCGCATTCGCATCCTTGATGGCCCTCCCTCTATCTCTGATCGCATC GTTTTGATATCTGGAAAAGAGGAGCCAGAAGCCGCACTGTCTCCTGCAATGGATGCAGTGTTAAGAGTGTTCAAACGTGTTAGTGGTCTATCTGCTGGTGAGGCTGATGCAATGGGTTCAGCTGTTGCTGGTGCTGCATTTTCTTCAGTAAAGTTACTAGTTGCGTCTTCACaagcaattaatttaattggaaaGCAGGGATCTACTATCAAATCAATACAGGAAAGCACTGCTGCTACTGTCCGTGTTTTAGCAGAAG AGGAAGCACCTTCATACGCTACTTCAGATGAGAGAATTGTTGAGATACACGGTGAAGCTTCAAAAGTTTTGAAAGCATTAGAAGGGGTAATAGGGCAGCTGAGGAAGTTCTTGGTCGATCATACTGTTGTTCCTATATTTGAGAAAACT CACAATGCGATAATATCCCAGGACCGATCTGCTGATGCTAGGGCTGATAAAACTCAGCCTTCAATCCCTTCACTCACTGCTCTCCATTCAGCTCCTGCTCCTCAGGTTGGAATTGGTTCTGAATACTCCCTGTCCTTGAAGCGTGATCCTTCAATTTATGATCGTGAATCACACCTTGACCAAAAAATCCCGCAATCTGGATTGTTACTCTTTGGGCAAGATTCTTCACTTGGCGGATTACGTCCAACAGGACTTGGTCGTGCCGCTGCACCTATAGTTACTCAG ATGACACAAACAATGCAAGTACCTCTCTCCTATGCCGAGGACATCATTGGGGTCGGAGGATCAAATATTGCCTACATTCGTCGTACTAGTGGAGCGATCCTTACTATACAAGAGAGTAGAACACCTGATGAGATCACTGTAGAAATTAAAGGCACCGCCTCTCAGGTTCAGATGGCACAACAGCTTATTCAG GAGTTCATTAGCAACCAAAAGGAATCAACACCAGGTATTTATGGGAAGATGGACACGGGATACAGTTCGTATACACAAGTAGCAGAGAGTAGCTACCCTTCATCATCTTTTGCTTCTCATATAGGAGGTTATGGATCCTCTAATTTAGGAGGGTATGGATCCCCTGGCCTAGGAGGTTATAGCAGTTACAGATTTTGA